From Prochlorococcus sp. MIT 1223, the proteins below share one genomic window:
- the grpE gene encoding nucleotide exchange factor GrpE yields the protein MSSDVNNHQEDSQNNHSDVEQNTNSNTDLPKDAHNSEESSTSVSPDGPKTEDLENLQNSKSQFSQIADTEARLEQLEKEHETLKKEHETLKSQYIRIAADFDNFRKRQTRDNDDLRIQLTCNTLSEVLPVIDNFERARQQLTPEGEEAQTLHRSYQGLYKQLVEVLKKLGVAPMKVVGQQFDPNLHEAVLREPSEEHSEDIITEELQRGYHLEGRVIRHALVKVSMGPGPSSDVSSKSEESSNLVDNGDDTGESGNLPD from the coding sequence ATGAGCTCAGACGTGAATAACCATCAAGAAGACAGTCAAAACAATCATTCGGACGTGGAGCAAAATACCAATTCAAATACTGATTTGCCAAAAGATGCTCATAACTCTGAAGAATCAAGCACTTCTGTTTCTCCAGATGGGCCTAAAACTGAAGATCTAGAAAATTTGCAAAATTCTAAAAGTCAATTTAGTCAAATTGCAGATACTGAAGCGCGTTTAGAGCAATTAGAAAAAGAACATGAGACATTAAAAAAAGAACATGAGACATTAAAAAGTCAATATATAAGAATTGCAGCTGATTTTGACAATTTTAGAAAAAGACAAACTCGTGATAACGATGATCTTCGCATCCAATTAACTTGTAATACTTTAAGTGAGGTGTTGCCTGTGATTGATAATTTTGAGAGAGCTAGACAGCAATTAACTCCTGAAGGAGAAGAAGCACAAACTCTTCATAGAAGTTATCAAGGCTTGTATAAACAACTTGTTGAAGTATTGAAAAAATTAGGAGTTGCTCCAATGAAAGTTGTAGGCCAGCAATTTGATCCAAATCTTCATGAAGCTGTTCTTCGTGAGCCAAGTGAGGAACATTCTGAGGATATTATTACTGAGGAGTTGCAAAGGGGATATCACTTAGAAGGGCGTGTTATTAGACATGCACTGGTAAAAGTATCTATGGGCCCTGGCCCATCTTCTGATGTGTCATCTAAGTCAGAAGAAAGTTCTAATCTTGTTGATAATGGTGATGACACAGGAGAATCTGGAAATCTACCAGATTAA
- the msrB gene encoding peptide-methionine (R)-S-oxide reductase MsrB: MGFFFQAKSASASFKSIENNWELSNEDWKKRLSPEAYSVLRKEGTERPFTSLLNEEKREGTFHCAACDLALFSSQTKFDSGTGWPSFWDHLPNAIETKLDFKLIVPRTEYHCSRCGGHQGHVFEDGPKPTGKRYCNNGVALNFKLNN; this comes from the coding sequence ATGGGATTTTTCTTTCAAGCAAAATCAGCTTCTGCTTCTTTTAAATCTATAGAAAATAATTGGGAATTGAGTAACGAAGACTGGAAAAAAAGACTTTCTCCAGAAGCTTATTCCGTTCTTAGAAAAGAAGGAACTGAAAGACCATTTACAAGTTTGCTTAATGAAGAAAAGCGAGAAGGAACTTTTCATTGTGCTGCCTGTGATTTGGCCTTGTTTTCATCTCAGACAAAATTTGACAGTGGCACAGGATGGCCAAGCTTTTGGGATCATTTACCTAATGCAATAGAGACAAAATTAGATTTTAAATTAATCGTTCCTCGTACTGAATATCATTGCAGCCGCTGTGGAGGTCATCAAGGTCACGTATTTGAGGATGGTCCTAAGCCAACAGGTAAGCGTTATTGCAATAATGGAGTAGCTCTTAACTTTAAATTAAATAATTAA